TGACACTGCAAATGGAGTAATGTTTTGCCATGTACAGATCCCATTTCTTTTATTTCTATATTTTTAAGAGAATTTTTGTTAGATTTAAATCCTTCAAGATCATAGAAAGTTGACTTAGCATTAATTTTTGTCCAACTATTCCATAAAGAACGATTATTTTTAAGTAGATCTTCTTTTGTTAAAAAATTTGTAGTCATTCCAGATCCTCTTTTAAGATATTATCAATTTGTTTATTCTTAATTTCTAAAGATTGTTGCCAAAAATTAATTTTTTCTTGTAGCCAAAATCCATCTTCTCTGTGCCGCTGAACAGCATTTAATCTTTGTTTATTAACAGAAAACTGGGATGATCCTCCACCGAAATCAAAGTCATCAATTCGGCAGTTTTCTGGAAGAAGTTTCGAAATGGCTTCTAAAGGATTTTGCTTTGAATCGAGTGCTTTTTGAATTGTCTCACCTACTTTAAAATGGGACTCACGAAATGGTAATCCTAACTTTACTAATTTTTCTGCTATTGCAAGTGAAATTGTGAGTCCATTTTGGCTACTCCGCATCATGTTTTCATCATTTGGTTTTGCATTTTTTATAATAAGCTCGAGAAGCTGCATAGACTCAATAATTTCTATAAATCCTCTTTCAAAATCGACTAAAGATTCTGTTCCTACTTCGACGGAATTCGAAAAAGGAGTTTTGTGAGTAATTGCTAAACTTGACATTAATATTCCGCTCGGAATGATAGATTTACCTTTAATTTTTTCCAGTAAAAATGGATTCTTTTTTTGTGGCATCATTGAAGATCCCCCACAAAGCTCATCTGGAAGATCAAAAAAACAAAATTCTTGAGTTGTCCAGAGTTGAAAATCTTGAGCAATACGGCTTAATATCGTCCCCATTATACTCAAGACGGACAAAAGGTTGAGAGCTAAATCACGATTTGCAACAGCATCTAGGGAATTGACAAATGAAGTTTTGAAACCTAAATATTTGGCAGTTATACTTGTATCTATTGGAAAACTTGTACCACAACCCGCACCCGCACCTAATGGGCATTCCATAAGATTATCAAAACATGCTTTCAATTTGTTCTGTTCTTTTGTTAAAGATTCTTCTATTGCTAAGAGATAAAATGCATAAGAGCCTTCAAAAGCAGGTTGAAATTGACTGTATATTGGCATCTTTAAAAAATTATAAGAATGAGACTGTAGTAAAATGCAGTTACGCAATCTCCAACATGCGCTGTATAAATTTTCAAAATATTCTCGTGCATTTAATTTAAAAAGAGTTGCATTCATATCATTTCGGGAGCGGCCTGTATGGATCACTCCGCCTATTTTCATACCAAGTTTTTCGATCATTATATTCTCATATAGAAGGTATGACCCTCGCAATGCATCTTTATTCATAAATTCTGAAAATTTGCTCTGTCTAAATAATTTTATTTGTCGCAAAATTTTATCTGTTATTTTCTTTGAAATGATTTTCTTTTCAAAAAGCATTAAAATATGTGCTTCATCAATATTTGCAATATTTTCTAGTTCCTTTAAAAAATTATATTTATTTTTCTTTTTTAGAACTATTGCTTGTGCATCTGAATGAATTGTTTTTCCAATGCGACCTGTGCTTTGATTTAAAGCAATTTTTTCATCCATGTCCTCAATATGAATTTTAATTTTTTCCAGATTATTATTTACCTTTAATCTAGATTCATAAATAGTATCTCCAGAAGAAATTAAATAGCCAATACGATCTCTAAAATCGCCAAACTGAGAGCATATATCACCAATTTTTTTTGCTAAATAATAGTTATCTAAATTTTCCAACGTGGAAAAACCATCAATTTTTGCAATGACGCCTGCTTTATCTGGAATTAAGAAACGTATAGATGAATATCTCTTTGACTTAAAACTAAGATCAAATTTCTTTCCGCAATATAAATCTAAGAGTATGTCTATTAGATCAATACCATTGGATTTTTTAATGAGTTCTGGAATCATTCCACCTGCGAGTCTAGGGTTTATTTCAATAATATAAGGAGTATTATTGTGCACACGCAATTCAATATGTGCAGCACCAAAATTAAAGTTTACTGCATTCAATGACCGTAAAACAATCTCTTTAATTTTTAGGGCTATATCTTCTTTTAATTCTGCTGGAAAATCATGACCCGTCTCCACAAAAAATGGTTTTTCTCCCAAATATTTTTGTGTAATGCCTAAAATTTCAAAATTTTTATCCGTCTTTAAGACTTCAACAGAATACTCTTGACCTTCAATATATTGTTGAACGAGTATTTTTGTTTCAATCGCGTTACCCCGTTCATTTTCTCTAAGATTTAAAAGTTGATTCGAATGTTTCAATAATTCATTAACATTCTTGCAAAGTTTAACTCCAATACTCCCACTTCCAGCGGCAGGTTTAACTATTACTGGGAAATTTATCTTCTCTTGGATGGATATAAGTTCATTTTGATTTTTAATAAGAAATGTAAACGGAATTGGAATATCAAATTTAGTAAGAATTCCTGCGAGAATATCTTTATTCCGACAATTGTGAATTGCCTGTGCAGAATTACATGGCAATGAAAACGTGTCTGCTATTCTTGCAGCTATTTCTATGAAATACTCAGAACTTGAAAATACGCCAACAATATTTTTTTCATTTTCGAGTGCTTTTAAAATAGAATCTTTATTAGATGTGTCCAATATAATTGGTGATATAAGATATTTATTTAAGAAAGAATACTTATATGGATCTGCTGCTAAAAATAAGACTTGATAATTTTTTTCAAGAGCTTTTTGAATAAATAACTCACCTGTGCCTGTCGTATTACTTTCAATAAAAACAATTTTTTCAATTTCCATTTTTAACTTCCATAATTTCTTTATATGTTCTTCTATTCCAATTTAAGTAAGTCCATTTATTATTGACTTCAGAAGGATCCATAACTTTCAAAGGTGAAGATGAAATTTCTTTATCGAAAAACGACATTTCTTTGAGATATTGATTGTTATACACTGAAGATAAATATCTATGTCCTGTGTCGGGGGCGATAAAAACAACTTTTTCATCCTTATTTTGATGGCTAACCCACTTTGCAACATGATAAGCAGCACCACTAGTTGGTCCGTGAAAGCTTGAGTAGAGTGAATGCAATTTACGCGTTTGCAAATAGGCATCACATGCAGATACCCAATGTACTTCATCAAAAAGACAATGCTCTAAATTTTGTGGCATCAGAGAATTTCCCAATCCACGTAATATTCTTTTTTCATTAATTAAACCAAATAATACGCTGCCAAATGTATCAACACCCACTAATCGATTGAATGGATTATTTTCTCTTAAGCATTTAATTGTCCCACAAGTCGATCCTCCCGATCCAACTGAACCAACCAATGTTAAGTTATTCCCCAATTGCTTAATTAAGTATTCAGCAAAAATAGTATAAGCTGTCTGATTTTCTGGATTGTTATATTGCTGAGGCCAAAAACTTTGAGGATTGTTTGCGAGATACTCTTTAAGAGTATTTAAACGAAATATTTGAGGATTTTCTGAACTCAAGGTTTGAGAGAGAATTTGGACATAACCACCTAAATCTTCTAGTCTTCTTTTTAAATCATCATCTATTGCTTGATCGCTTATAATGCGAAATGGCAGCCCCATTTCTGCGCAGATTATTCCTAATCCCAGAGCATATGTTCCACTTGAAGTTTCAATGATCGGATATTTAGGATTGATTCTTTTTTCTGCAAGTGCTTTTTCTATCACATATTTTGCTGGCATAAGTTTCATGAGTTGAAATGAAGCCATAAATAAGTTTTTTTCTATTTGAATAATATTGGGTAAAAGAATTGAATCTGAATAGGATTTATAAATTTTTCCATGATTATAAAGATGAAAATTCTTAAAATTATTTTCACTTCCCACATTTAAGCAATCTATTTGGAATGCTTGTGCAACTGACATGAAGTTATTCCTCATTTTTTTAAATTATATTCGCAAATTAATTCTTTCCCTAATAATTTTTCGCTCATCATTTTTTCAAGACCAAGAATTGTAGGAGTTTTATAGAAATTACAGAGTGGAATTTTTATTTGATATTTATTTGCCAATAAGGATAGCATTTGAATTACTTTTAAAGACTGCCCACCCAAATTAAAAAAATCATCACTTACACCGATTGAATCAATCTTCAAAACATTTTTCCAAATTTCCGATATTTCTTTTTGCATTTTCGTTTTAGCTGGGTCTAAATGGAAATTCTTTTCAGTTATATTATTAACCAATGCGCTTTCATTGATTTTACCATTCTCAAATAAAGGCATTTCTGCAATAAAAATGTAATGATCTGGAACCATATATGAAGGTAAAGTTTGATTTAATAAGTGTTTAATTTGATTTCCATTAATTTTTGGCCAGAGAGCATTTTCATTATTTGTAAAAAAATGTTCAACCCAAACTGCAGGATCATAATAAGTTACAGAGTTATCTGAAAAATCAACCACTGCCTCTTGTAAGGTCTCTGGTAAATGAATAGGACCTGAATTCATAATATGAAATTGAGTCCAGCTTTCCCATTCATCAATTCTAGCTTTTATAAATTGTGAATTCAGATCTATTTTTAATATTTTACCACCAATTCGCTCGTGCATTCGAAACCAATTGTCTTTAAGCTGTCCATCTTCTCTACGCAGAGAGCACCAGTCAGTAAATTTTATTTCGGGAAATTGAGCTTTGCCTGTTGGTCGAACTGCAACTAATATTTTTTCCAATTCATTTGCTTGCGCAATTATTTTAAATAATTTTAAGATTTCACTACTCAACCCTCTTGATTGATAGGGTTTTGCAACTATACCCGCTAATATAAGCAATGTATTCGATTCAGTTTGAGTTTCCTTAAACGCACTTTCTAGAGCACCGTCCCAGCCATTCGGCAAATTTTTGCATGTCCCATCCCAATAAATGGGAATTGAGTTACCGATTGCAGCAATTTCATCTTTTTCATCCACGATTAATATTTGATACTCAGAAAATTCAGAATAAATTTTAGGCCATAGGTCAACGAGGATTGCACTTCCTTCAAAATACTTTGGCCAGGATTGAGCATGAATTATATTGAGTTTCCTCAGCAATTCAGGACGTTGTGCTAAGGTATATATTCTATAATTTGAGTTATTTATGTTAACTTTATTAATTTCATCTTTTATTTCAATGTATGCTGAAATAATTTCATCAGTATATACTTTAACAACAGAGTTTTTAATATAAGGAATTTTTAATATAGCATTGTTAATTTCTTCTAGTTCAACTCTATTTCCTCTTACTTTTACTTGTTTATCAATTCTTCCTAAATAATAAATATTCCCATCGTCGGCAATTTTTCCTAAATCACCCGATTTATATAATCGATAAATTTTACCATCAATTTCTTTCTCAATAATTGCCTGCTGCGTTTTTTTATGCTCATTTAAATACCCTTTCATTATTCCTGGGGAATGTATATAAATTTCTCCAACCACACCTTGAGGAACTAGATTTAAATAAGGATCGAGAATAAAAATTTTAACATTCCCAATTGGCTTACCTATAGGTACGACGTCACCATAAAATGATTGCGAACAATCAAAAATGGTAGCATCAACTGTAATTTCAGTAGGTCCATAATGATTCATCAATTGGCATTGATATTTTGCAAAAAATTTATCTCTTATTATTTTGGATAATTGTGCTCCTCCGGATAAAACGAGTCGCAAATAATTAGAATTAATATTTGCCTCTATCAGGGCATCAAGCATAATCGGTACACATTGTAAAATGCTAATTTGCTTTTCTGTTATTAATTTAGCAATTGCATATGGATCTTTATTTTTTTCAAAGTTAGGTATGATTAATTCTCCGCCAAAAGAAAGTGGCCAGAAAATATCTATAATAGATGCATCAAAAGTATAGGGTGTTATCATTAATATTTTATCAAGCTGATTCAAATTATATCGTCTTTGTGTATCTTGAATTAAATTCACAATGCCATCATTTTGAATTGGAATTCCTTTGGGTAATCCTGTTGTGCCAGAAGTATATATAATATATATTAATATATCCTGCTTTAATTCTCTATAAATAAATTCTGAACTAAAATTTTTGATTTTATTTTTTAATTCACACATATTTAAAATTAAACCGCTAAAGGACAAACTTTCATGTGAAAATCCAGAGTCAATTATTAAAAATTTTGCTTTTGAATGTTCTAAAATACTTTCGGTACGAGCCAAAGGATTTTCAATTGAAATTGGGACATAATGGGCGGACAACTTTAAAATTGCTAAAAGGCTCACTACCATCTGGATTGATGGCTTCATGGAGAGAGCGACAGTGTCTTCAGCCTGTATTCCGCTTTGTATTAAGAAATTTGCTAATTTATTTGAAGAATTATGTAATTCCTTATATGTGATTGAATTCTTTTCTTCAGAAATTGCAATACTCTCAGGCGAGCGTTTTAACTGTTTCTCAAGTAATTGAACAATATTATTTTTTTCATAATTTATATTTGTATTATTTATGCTATCAATTAAATACTTTCTTTTTTCATCTGAAAAAATTGAATATTCTGTGAGGAGCAAACGTGGATTTTTGATCACCTCATCAACAATATAAACCATATCCTCAAGCATTCTTTCGATGGAGCATTTTTTAAAAAGATCTGTATTATAAATGCAATTAAAAGCAATATCACTTCCCCACTGATCAACAACGAGCGTTAAGTCAAAGCGAGCTGCGTTTGCTTCTGCTCCATATAGATTTTTTAAGAACCTTTCTGCTCCATGAAATTGTGTCGCTTCATAGGCTTGTGTTTTATTATTTTGCACACCATACATGACTGAAAATAATTTAGGGCGGGAGAGATCTTTAACATGATTCAATTCTTCTATCACAAGATTGCATGGATAATAATGATGTTCAAAAGCTAAAAGTGACTTTTCTTTTATTTGAAATAATAAACTTTCAAATGTCATTTCTTCATCAATTTGGCAGCGAATTGGGAGAGGCGTTGCAAAAAGGCCAAGAATTAATTTGAAATCATCATGATCTCTTCCTGCGATAGGACTGCCAATGACAATATCCTTTTGTCCCGTAGTTCTAAAAAAATATAAATCTATAATCGACATCATAAACATAAATAATGTTACATTATTATTTTCTATAAAGTTATTTATTTTACGGATACTGTTGCGCGGTATCCATGTTGATATTGAGTTTCCATTATAAGTCTGCATGGAAGGTCTTGAAAAATCTGTCTGAAGATTGAGGGCGGGTGGTAAGGTTTTAAATTCTTTCATCCAATACTCTTTATGTTTTACGAATTTACCAGATTGAATAGATTCATTGATCCATTGAGAGTAGTCAAAATAATTTAATTTTATTTCAGGTAAATCAGGAATTTCATTTTTTAAATATGCATTATAAATTGAAGATAATTCATTAAAAAGATTTATGGTGCTAGTTTCATCCCATATTATATGGTGTATTACAAATATAAGTTGAAAAGTTTTATCAGGGTATTCTGCAATTTTTAATACAAATAAAGGTCCATTCTCAAAATCAAAAGCTTTATTGCTATATTTACAAGCTAAATTATTTGCGATTGAGTCCAAGTTCTCAACATCTATTTGTGTATTGTCTATTAATATCTCATTTTTTTGTAAGACCAATTTGTTTAGTAATTTTTGAACAGGTTTGCCATCAATATAATCAAAATAAATTCTAAAATTTAAGTGCCTATCTAAAATACATTGCCATGATTTTATAAATATATCCACATTTATATTTCTAAAAAAAAGATCATTAAAGCTAATATTATATACGGGACTCGTTCTATCAATTTGATAAGAATACCATTCAGGAATCTGACATGGAGCAAGATCGTAATATTTCATATAAGGATACGATTTAACTGATGATGTTTCTAGAATATCAAGCTCTTTATCGATCTTAAGTATTGACTGCCCTAAAGATTCTATAGTTGGAAATTCAAATAATTTTTTTAGCTCAATTTTTACATTTAATTCTTTTTGCAGTTTAATAATAACTTCAGCTGCAAGCAAAGAATGTCCACCTATTTTAAAGAAATTATCATATATACCAATTTTTTCTCGGCCTAATACTTTTGTCCAAACTTCTGAAATTTTAGTTTCAAGTGAATTCCGAGGAGGAACATATTTTTGCTCTTGAATAAAGTCTTGTTCTGAGGGGGTAGGTAATTTTTTCCGATCCACTTTTCCATTGCTCGATAAAGGAAAATCATCCATTATGATATATGCTTCTGGTACCATATATTCCACTAAATTATTAATACAAAATTGTTTGATATCGAATATAGTGGGAGCAGGAAATTTTTTTGGAATAATATATGCACTCAAATAATAATTATTATTAGTATTGTTTTTGTTTGCTAAAACAACACAACTCGCAATATTATGGTGTTCGCTTAACTTAGCTTCTATCTCTCCAACCTCAATTCTGAATCCACGAATTTTAACTTGAAAATCAGAACGACCTAAAAACTCTATTGAGCCATCAAAATGCCTTCGAGCAATGTCACCTGTTTTATAAAGCCTTTCTCCCAAAGTTTTTGCAAATGGGTTTGGTAGAAAGCTCGAAGCTGTTTTTTGAGGATCGTTTAAATAGCCTCGACCGACACCAAAACCGGCAAAGTATATTTCGCCGCGTACGCCATATGGAACGGCTTCAAGCTTTTCATCTAAAATAAATGTCTGTTGATTGGGCAAAGGCAATTTAACTGGCATGTAAGGCATTTGCGTGTTTGGAGGGTTTATAAAGTGTAAATGATGAGAATCATCAGAGCATTCAGTTGCCCCATATGCGTTTACAAAAATAATATCTGAATTTAATTTAAACCACCTTTGACATTGCTCTAAAGTAAGAGGCTCTCCATTTGTGATATAAATCCTCAGCGGTTTGAGCTGAGACTTATGGTTACTCTCCAATGCATCTAATATAACCTTAGTATGGGAAGGCACTGATTCAAGAATTGTTACCTTTTCTTCATTTATTTTATTTATCAAAAGGTTTGGTTCCCAAGCGGAATTTCCTGTGAAAATTGCTGTTCTTCCACCGACTAGAAGAGGGCAGATAAATTGCCAAATAGAAACATCAAAGGTTTGTACTGCAATCTGTCCAATGACATCATTTTGATCAATTTTTAAATCACTAATTTTTCCAAATAAGTGATTCACCATTCCTTTATGTTCAAGCATCGCACCTTTTGGTTTACCAGTAGAACCTGAGGTAAAAATTAAATATGCTAAATTATTTGGGACAGATAAATTTTTGGGCGATTCTTTTGGATAAATTTTATCAAATGAATTTTTTAAATTAATTATTTTTTCATTTGAATTAAATAATTTATTAGCGTTATCAAAAAGGGTATTTGTAGTGATGATAAAATGTGGTTTACACTGTTCAACGATCTCATATGCTCTTTTGTCATTTGCTCCTGGCTCCAAAGGAACAAATGCAGCGCCAGCTTTTAATACACCTAACATACTTATTAAATAATCAAATCCGCGATCAAGATACAACGCAATCCTGTCTTCAATTTGTGAGCCCATGCTTTTTAAGTAATGCGCTAATTGATTTGATTTTTCTTGTAGTGCTAGATAAGTTAGGTTGGATCCATCACAACTTGCAGCTATTCGATAAGGCGTTTTATTTACTTGCTCGTCAAATAATTCATGCACACATTTTTGAAGAGGAAATTCTTTTTCTGATATATTATATATATTTATCAAGTCACTTTTTTCATTTTCTCTTAGAATTTCATAACTATCGATATTTAAATCTGAGTTCAGACAGATATTTTTTAGGAGAGTAACATAATTATTTACAAATTGATCCATATATTTTTTTGTAAATAGATCGGTATTAAATTCTACAACACCATAAAGATCGCTCTCACGACTTTGTAAAGTTAATGTGATGTCAAATTTTGCAAGGTTCAAATCTTGTTCGATTAAACTAATTTCTAAATTGTTCAAAGAGAAATTTTCTATAGCATCATTTTGCAGCTCAAACATAACTTGGAAAAGGGGAGAATGGCTCAAACTGCGTTCAGGTTGAACTTCTTTAACTAGAAGTTCAAATGGGAGATCTTGATTTTCATATGCACCTATGGTCATTGCCCTTGTCTTTTTTAATAAATCAGTAAAACTATCGTGCTTATCAAGCTTCAATCTTAAGGCGATCGTATTTACAAAAAATCCTATTAAATTTTCTAAATCTTTATGGTTTCTATTTGCTATTGTGGTCCCTACTGTGATGTCTCTTTGCTTAGTATAATTCATGAGCAATATATAAAAAGCAGTAAGCGTCACCATAAAGAGAGTTGATGAATTGTTATTAGCAATTTTTATTAATTCCTTTTCAAGATTCTTTTCAATAATAAATGAAAAAGATTGTCCTCTATATGTTTGAATTGATGGTCGAACAAATTCAGTTGGTAAGTCTAAGACCGGAGGTAAATCATGCAAATGATTTTTCCAATAAGCTAAAAGTTCATTTAGCTTTTGCCCAGTCAGCGTATCATGTTGCCAAACTGAGAAATCTGCGTATTGAATACTCAAGTCGGGCAATGTATATTTTTCTGATTTTATAATCCCATTATATATTTTTGATAATTCATTGCAGATAACACCAGTTGACCAGCCATCTGAAATAATATGATGAATAGTCATTAATAATACATAATAATTTTCGGATATTTTTAATAATAGAAGGCGCAAAAGCATATCATTTTCAAGATTAAATGGCCTGTGAATTTCATCGATTGAAATCTGTTTTAAATTTGATTCAAATATGTTTTCTGGATGAAGTTGAATCACTTTTTTAGGGCTTATAACTTGATAAGGAATACCATTTTCTTCTTTAAAGTTTGTCCTAAGGATTTCATGCCGTTCTATAATCGCATTAAAACTGGCGTTGAGAGCTTCTATGTTTAAATTGCCCTTTAAACGCAGGAAAAAAGGGATATTATATAATGCGGAATTTTCTTGCATTTTACCAATAAACCACAATCTTTTTTGGGCAAAAGAAAGTTGAAACTTGTTTTCTGAACGATTTATTTTGGGTATTTCATTTGATAAAACAGGATTTTTATTGTTTTCTAAATTTTTTATAGATTGTAATTTTTTAATCAATTCTGCTTTTTGCTCTGGACTTAGAGAATCAAATTTACTCTTATTCATAGATATTTTAACACTTTCTTCTAAATGTTTTATTTTATAAATCTTCGATTAATTTATTTAATAATTCTTCATCTATTTCAGTCAGTTTTTTTTGCAGCACAATTTCAGCAATTTTTATTGTGGTTGGATTTTCAAATAAATTTTGTAACGAAAATTCAATTTTGAAATTATCTCTAATTTGCGAAGTCAATTTTGTTGCCAAAAGAGAATGACCTCCGAGTTCAAAAAAATTGTCTGTTATTCCTATTCCTTTAATTCCTAGGAGGGACTCTAATATTTGAATAATATTAATTTCTATTTCATTACGAGGAGCTACATATTGATTAAATAAATTGGGTCGACTGTGGTTAGCATCAAGATTTTTTTCACTAATTTGATCTACTTTATTTATAGGATTTTCCCATTTCTCGATACGCTCATCAAGATCATGGGTTGAGACGATGATTCTTCCTAAATATCCTGACGTCATAATATCTAAGAAAATTTGGCATCCTTCTTCCTTTGAAATGGTTAACTCAATTAATTTTTCTTCAAAATGGGACAAATTTTTATCTGAGAAATACCAAGCATCCCAGTTTATTGAAAGCAAAGGTGTGTTTAAATAATAACATTTATTCATAAGAACAAATTCATCTATATATATATTTGCTGCAGCATAAGCAGCATGCCCCAGACCAGCCAAAATTGAAGAAATAGATGAAAACAAGCAGCAAAAATCAAATGTTTTTAAACTTAATATTTTTTCGAGAACTTTTACACCCTCTACTTTTGTTTCAAAATGACTTTGAATAGCAGTTTCATCTAGATTTTCGATAATTTTAAATGAGTCTTCATTTAAATTTCCAGCTGCATGAATAATTCCATTGATAGTCCCAAAAGTGGCTTCAGCTTGAGTAAATGCATTCTTCATTTCGATATAATTTGCAACATTTGCCTGCAATACAAGTATATCGATTCCCTCATCTTTTAATCTTCTGAGAACTTTTATTTTGTTCAATAAAGTATTTGAAGTATCATTGCATTCAGTAATCTTATGCCAATTTTCTTCCTTTGGAAATTCTGTTTTAGAAATTAGTATGATTTTTGCATTAAATTTTTTACCAAGGGTTTCTGCTAAAGATAAACCAATTTTACCAACACCACCTGTTATTAAGTATACTCCACCTGATTTTAAATGATGACTGATGTTTTGATTCTTCGGTAATTTAATCTTATCAAAATGTGGTATCCAGACAATATTATTCCGATACGCTTTAATATTATTCAATTTTTCAGATGAAAATTCTTTATTTATAATTGGAATTATATGATTTATATTGTTATTTAAATCATCAAAATCTAAATGCAAGTAATTCATATTTGAATATTCTTGCACAGCAGCTTTTAGAATTCCTACGAAAAGTGATTTGTCATAACTAAGATTCTTCTCGAGCCCATTTACAAAATATGCTTGCTCTGTTACGCAGGTAAGTTGAGTTTTATTATAAATTTTACATTTATTTAGGGATTTTATCATATTTAAAATATAATTAATATTAATATTTTTAAAAATAAAAACAACTCTTAATACATCATTTCGTTCTAAATTAAGCTGTTTTAGAAGAGTTTCGCATTGACTCGCTTGCGAAAAATCTAGTGCGTATAAATACGCTTCTTGCTGTGCAAAATGCTCACTTTGTACAGCAAAAAAAGAGTCTCTATTGTTACCAGTTAAATTTTTTAATTCTTTTAAATATTCATTATTAAGAAAGAATAAGTATTTAATATTTTTCTTTTCTTCAATTTTATTTGCAGGTATTTCTTCAAAAGACCGACTATTCCATTCCTTTCCATACAACCAATCTACAGATTCTTTGCGAATATTTGTGCTCTCAGTTTTATCAATCCAAAATCTTTTTCTCTGAAATGGATAAGTTGGTAAAGGAATACGTCTTCGCTGTTCACGATTATAGATATTTTCCCATTTTATGGCGACACCATTCAGCCACAGTTTTCCGATAGTTTCCAAAAAAGTAAGCGAACTTGATTTATCTTCTTTTGCATGTGGGATAGTGTTTAGTGTAATAACATCTGAATTAAATGAACTTTTTAGCATATTCATCAACGACCGGCCAGGACCAACTTCAATAAAAATTTTCATATCGTTTTGAATTAACGTTGTAAGACCATCATAAAACCTTACTGTTTTTAGAATAT
The sequence above is drawn from the Fluviispira vulneris genome and encodes:
- a CDS encoding lyase family protein gives rise to the protein MEIEKIVFIESNTTGTGELFIQKALEKNYQVLFLAADPYKYSFLNKYLISPIILDTSNKDSILKALENEKNIVGVFSSSEYFIEIAARIADTFSLPCNSAQAIHNCRNKDILAGILTKFDIPIPFTFLIKNQNELISIQEKINFPVIVKPAAGSGSIGVKLCKNVNELLKHSNQLLNLRENERGNAIETKILVQQYIEGQEYSVEVLKTDKNFEILGITQKYLGEKPFFVETGHDFPAELKEDIALKIKEIVLRSLNAVNFNFGAAHIELRVHNNTPYIIEINPRLAGGMIPELIKKSNGIDLIDILLDLYCGKKFDLSFKSKRYSSIRFLIPDKAGVIAKIDGFSTLENLDNYYLAKKIGDICSQFGDFRDRIGYLISSGDTIYESRLKVNNNLEKIKIHIEDMDEKIALNQSTGRIGKTIHSDAQAIVLKKKNKYNFLKELENIANIDEAHILMLFEKKIISKKITDKILRQIKLFRQSKFSEFMNKDALRGSYLLYENIMIEKLGMKIGGVIHTGRSRNDMNATLFKLNAREYFENLYSACWRLRNCILLQSHSYNFLKMPIYSQFQPAFEGSYAFYLLAIEESLTKEQNKLKACFDNLMECPLGAGAGCGTSFPIDTSITAKYLGFKTSFVNSLDAVANRDLALNLLSVLSIMGTILSRIAQDFQLWTTQEFCFFDLPDELCGGSSMMPQKKNPFLLEKIKGKSIIPSGILMSSLAITHKTPFSNSVEVGTESLVDFERGFIEIIESMQLLELIIKNAKPNDENMMRSSQNGLTISLAIAEKLVKLGLPFRESHFKVGETIQKALDSKQNPLEAISKLLPENCRIDDFDFGGGSSQFSVNKQRLNAVQRHREDGFWLQEKINFWQQSLEIKNKQIDNILKEDLE
- a CDS encoding pyridoxal-phosphate dependent enzyme — its product is MSVAQAFQIDCLNVGSENNFKNFHLYNHGKIYKSYSDSILLPNIIQIEKNLFMASFQLMKLMPAKYVIEKALAEKRINPKYPIIETSSGTYALGLGIICAEMGLPFRIISDQAIDDDLKRRLEDLGGYVQILSQTLSSENPQIFRLNTLKEYLANNPQSFWPQQYNNPENQTAYTIFAEYLIKQLGNNLTLVGSVGSGGSTCGTIKCLRENNPFNRLVGVDTFGSVLFGLINEKRILRGLGNSLMPQNLEHCLFDEVHWVSACDAYLQTRKLHSLYSSFHGPTSGAAYHVAKWVSHQNKDEKVVFIAPDTGHRYLSSVYNNQYLKEMSFFDKEISSSPLKVMDPSEVNNKWTYLNWNRRTYKEIMEVKNGN